Within the uncultured Cohaesibacter sp. genome, the region AAGAGCAGGGTTACCCGCGAAAGCGGCGGAGCGAGCAGCATCAGGGCGATAGCACTTGCGATGCCACCAAATGAGGATGATACGACGGCAACCTGCAAGGCATAGCCGCCCTTTCCCTGTTGCGCCATAGGGTACCCGTCAAAGGTCGTGGCGACGGCTGCCGGCGTTCCGGGAATGCGCAGCAATACGGCGGGTATGGCACCGCCATACATAGCGCCGTTATAGATGCCAGCCATCAGGCCGAGTGCAACCAGCGGCTCGAGACCGAAAGTGAAGGGAACAAGAACCGAGATTGCCATGGTGGCGCTAAGGCCCGGCATCGCGCCGACGACAATACCGGCAAGAACGCCGATAACCAGTGCTGCGATATTTGCCCAGGCGATAACGTTTGGCAGTGACTGTAAAAGATCAGAATACATGATACCTCACTTCGCCCACAAAAGACCGGTTGGGAATTCCTGAGACATTGAGACACCAAAGATCAGATAGATGGCTAAAAGAACGATGGCTGTGGCGATGGCAAGGCCAACAGGGCTGCGATAACCGAAAATATAGGCAACCAGCGGCAGCGACAGCGCGGTGCTGATATAGAAGCCGATCAGGCCAACGCAGATGGCATAAAGGGTAATGAGCCCGAACGCACCAAAGACGCGCTTTGGCGATTTCAAGACAGCTTCGGCTTCTTCTCCAGCGGACGCTTTGCGCTGATCGGCAATCAGCATCACGATTGCCAGCAGGATAAGGCAGCCGAGCATAACGGCGGGCAAAAGCGCAGAAAGCGGGGCTAATTCAGTTGTCGGAATCAAAAAGGCAGCAGCGACCACGATAATGCAAAATGCCGTGACCGTTTCTGCACGTAGAAACCGATGGGTCGGTTTGTTATGCATTTGAGAGGCTCCAATGGGGACAACAGGAAGGATGCGGGGGGAACCCCCGCACCACTGAGATCAACGCCAAGGGCTCTCTTCCCAAACGGATTTGGCAAAGTCGAGCAATTCGGCATTCAGCTTCTTGAATGCATCGCCGGTGACGACCTGAACCGGGTTTGCTGTTGCTTTCATGGCTGCAGCAAATTCTTTGTCCGTTTTCAGTTTTTCAAATGCTGCAAGCAAGGTGTCACGCACATCATCAGGAAGGCCAGCTGGCCCAACAAATCCACGCATGGATCCGTTGACGAGGTCAACGCCCTGTTCCTTGAAGGTAGGCACATTGGGAGCAAACTCGGAGCGGTCTTCAAGCGCAATGCCAAGAACGTTGATTTCGTCTTTGAAAGCCGACACTTCAGAAATATTGAGAATGCCCATGGCGACATGACCACCCATCAGGGCAGTACGGGCCGGAGCCGAGCCACGGAATGGAACAATGGTAAATTCCGTATCCGTCATTTTCTGCAGTTTGCGCAACAGGAAGTGGTCATCACCACCAAGACTGGACATACCGACAGTGATGGCCCCAGGATTGTCCTTTGCCTCAGCCAGCAATTTTTCAAATGTATCCAGACCGCTATTCTTTGAGGTGACGATCACATTGGGATCATTCACAACATTGGCCAGATAGGTGAAGCTGGAGGCATCATAGTCAGCCTTCCGATCCAAAGTGCGTGCCATCATGCCCGGCAGGTTGTAGGTGCCCAGCGTGTAGCCGTCCTTGTCGGCATTTGCGACTTCAGTCACACCGATCTGCCCGCTGGCGCCCGGTACATTCTTGACGATGATGCTTGCTCCGTCGCCAAGATATTTTTCAAGAAATGGTGCAACCGTACGTGCCATGACGTCGGTACCACCCCCTGCGGAATACCCCACGATCACCTTGATTGGCTTTTCCGGATATTGAGCAAATGCGCTTCCTGCCATCGTCAGGAATGCGCTCGCCAATGCGATTGTTTTAAAGATCTTTTGCATGTTTCTCCTCCCTCATGCTTTGCATTTGTCTTATGGTAAAGTGCAGCCTCGTGCCTTCAATGTAGCATCTACCCAGCTGCGGTCATTTTTGCCTTCAGAGATATTCTGAAGTTGACGGGTTTCTGCGCTGTGCTTCGCTTGCGCCTTTTTGAGAATCTCTTCGGCGGCATCCATTGGAACAGCCAGCACACCATCGGAATCGCCGATGACGATATCGCCTGGCTCGATCACCATGCCGTTGATGCTGATGGGAACGTTGATCTCGCCCGGGCCGTCCTTGTATGGTCCACGATGAGAAACGCCTGCAGCAAATGTGGGCAGGTTGGTTTCAACAAAGGCATCCACATCGCGGATTGCACCATTGATGACGAAGCCTGCGACGCCGCGCTGGATCGCCCATGCCAGCATCAGTTCGCCCATCAGGGCATTGGTTACATCGCCGCCTGCGTCAACCACAATGATGTCGCCTGGCTCGGCCATATCGATCGCCTTCTGGAACATGAGATTGTCGCCAGGGCGCGCTTTGACGGTCAATGCCGGGCCCGCCATGCTGCCGCTGGCATGCATTGGGCGCAGCTTGGAGCCTGCGGCTGTCATGCGGAACATGCTGTCCGAGACATTGGCCACCGGCACCTGTTTATAGGCTTCTACGAGTTCCTTCGGCGCAACGCGCTCACGTTTGCAAATCCGAAATCCGATATCCATGATTCTAACTCCAACTTCGTTTAACGATGCCCGGCTTCAACCAACAAAGCCCAGTTGGCATAACGATCCTTGGCGACGGTTTCGCCGTCCAGGATCTGAAAAATTCCCCGCACAGCTTCGCAGCCTACGCGAGCGTTGGCCTGATGTGTCACACCGCCGATATGGGGCGTGGAAACAATCCGTGGCTCTTGCCAGAAGGGGTGATCTGCAGCAGGAGGTTCTGTGGCGAAGGTGTCCAGACCAGCGCCAGCCAAATGTCCCGACTGGACCGCCGCCAGAAGCGCATCTTCGTCAATCAGGCCGCCTCGGGCGGTGTTGACGATATAGCTTCCCTTCGGCATCAGGCGGATGCTGTCTTCATTGATCATTTCGCGTGTTTGATCGTTCAGGGGACAGTGCAGGCTGAGAATGTCGGCCCGCGCAAGCAGGGTCTCAAGGCTGTCGACGCGCTCAACGCCCAGATCATCAAAGCAGGACTGACTGGCAAAAGGATCGTAGCCCACCAGTTTGAGCCCCAGGCCCTTGGCGATCTTGCCGGTTTCCTGAGCAATCGCCCCCAACCCCATCAGAGCAAGGGTAGAGCCTGCCAGTTCCACGCCCTTAAAGCCCGGTTTTTCCCATTTGCCGGTACGCAAGCCGGTGTCGAGCGGCAGAATGCGCTTGACCGTGGTCAGCATCAGCGTGATTGCATGTTCGGCAACGGATATCGCGTTGGCCCCGGTTGCCTTAAGCACCGGAATGCCCTTTTGCGCAGCGGCTGCCAAGTCGATATTGTCGACACCAACCCCATGCTTGGAAATCACTTTCAGGGAAGGCGCATTCGCAATCACGTCGGCATCAATCCGTCCCATGCGGGACACGACGGCAACGGCATCTGTCTTTACGAGAAAATCGGCAATAACATCACTGGCTGAATAAGCCGGTGTATGCACCGTCTCGAAGCCATGAGTTTTCACAAGCTCCTGCGCAGCTGGAGCCAGATCTGGCCCCGTAACGAGGATCACCTTTGACATGATACATTCCTCCCGTCTTCCCGCTTTGCGGAAAGCGACATACTCTTGATTTTGCTGGATACCGCGCAGCCTCCAAACAGCTTAGGCGGTGTCCCTCCCTTTTTTGACCTGCCCTTTGCCTCCAAACAAATGAGCAGTTTCCTCTAGTTGGAAATGTTGTAAGAATAAATTAGTTTATGGAAGCGAAAAATTCTGGTTGTTAGATTAAGAGAAACTGGATGTAATAATGGACACTCGGCAGCTTAAAACTTTAGTCGCAATTACAACTTACCGCACGTTCAGCAAGGCCGCCGAAATTGTAGGACTGACACCCTCGGCGGTCAGCCAGCAGATTCAGGCGCTGGAATCCGAGCTCAATGTGAAAATATTCGAGCGCGCATCCCGCCCACCAAGCTTAACCGTTGAAGGACTTCAAGTCCTTGAACTAGCGAAGGAAATATTGCATCTCCAAGAAAATACCATAGCGGGCTTGAAGGGCCAGAAAATGTCTGGAACCATTCGTCTGGGCACGGTTCGGACCAGTGCCCTAAACCTGCTGCCAAAAGCCGTGGTTGCAATGCATGACAAATATCCGGCCTTGAAAATTAACTTAAGGGTCGGATTTTCCTCTTTGATGATCTCGGATGTCGCTTCAGGCCGGCTTGATGCTGCCATCGTCGCCGAGCATGTGAGTCTCCCCCCCCAACTAAGGTGGAGTCCCTTTCTGCACGAGCCTCTCTGGATAATTGCCCCTGAAACGGTGACAGAACGTGATCCGATCCATCTTTTGGGGTGTCATCCCTTTATCCGATTTTCGACACATGTGCCCCTATCGAATCTGATCGATACCGAAATCTCCCGATTGGGCGTTGTTACGCAGGATGTTGCAGAGATCGATACGATCGGTGCAATCGTCACTTGCGTGCGGCAGGGGCTCGGAATTTCGGTGGTGCCTCATTCGGCCATACAATTTCCCGACGCAGACGGGATTGTAAAGCTTCCCTTTGGCGTTCCCCAAATCACACGGCGCATCGGAATCGTGGAGCGAATCAATGCGCCGCGTGGTGAGGTCATTCGCCGATTGCATAGCCTGTTGGCCCAATTATGTGGCGAGCATGGCATTGCCAGAGATGCAGAGTCACAGCATTCGGATCGGTGAATAGACAGTGCCCGGGATTCCGCACCTGTAGCGAGACGATTACTTTCTCGATGTTGAATGGGATGCCCCATCCCACGGCTACCAGCAAAACCCTTGCGCAAAATTGCGGGACGCTGCGCCATAAACTGACCCGTTCAGACTGCGATCGGGCATAAAGTCATCGAGTTCTTTGAGAATATCCGCCCTCTCTATCACTCCACCTCTCACGCACCGTCCATGAATTCCTCCCGCACGGCTTCTATGGCGGCGAGACGCTTGCGGGTTTTGTCGGTGCTGCGGTCGGCGACAGAGGCGACGATCGCGTCGGTCTGGGCGATGGCCGGGATCCAGGAATCAAAGGGAGAATTGCTTTCAACCGGCGAGATGAGAATGCGGTTGGCGAACTTGGCGATGGGAGATTGCCAACGATCGGTGAACAGCACGATCCGTGCCCCACGCGCATGGGCCATGTGTGCAAAGTGGATCACTTGGGGCTGATAGCGCCTGAAGTCAAACACCACCAGCGTGACATGCTCATTATAATCCACCAGCAGGTCGGGCGTATTGCACGGGTTGAAAGCAAGCAGCCGAACCCCGGGGCGCACCTGAGCCAGATGCTGGGCCAATCGCTCGGCCACCACATGGCTGAAGCGCCCGCCCATGCAATGGATGGTGGCGCGTTCATCAGCTAGCATGTCGATCGTCGCGTCGAAATCCCGTTCATGAAAATCTGCATCCAGCTGCTCCAGCGCCGAAGCCTGAGTGCGCATGGTAGACTGGTAGATCGTATCTTCGGCCTCTACCGC harbors:
- a CDS encoding LysR substrate-binding domain-containing protein gives rise to the protein MSGTIRLGTVRTSALNLLPKAVVAMHDKYPALKINLRVGFSSLMISDVASGRLDAAIVAEHVSLPPQLRWSPFLHEPLWIIAPETVTERDPIHLLGCHPFIRFSTHVPLSNLIDTEISRLGVVTQDVAEIDTIGAIVTCVRQGLGISVVPHSAIQFPDADGIVKLPFGVPQITRRIGIVERINAPRGEVIRRLHSLLAQLCGEHGIARDAESQHSDR
- a CDS encoding tripartite tricarboxylate transporter TctB family protein, encoding MHNKPTHRFLRAETVTAFCIIVVAAAFLIPTTELAPLSALLPAVMLGCLILLAIVMLIADQRKASAGEEAEAVLKSPKRVFGAFGLITLYAICVGLIGFYISTALSLPLVAYIFGYRSPVGLAIATAIVLLAIYLIFGVSMSQEFPTGLLWAK
- a CDS encoding RraA family protein, whose product is MDIGFRICKRERVAPKELVEAYKQVPVANVSDSMFRMTAAGSKLRPMHASGSMAGPALTVKARPGDNLMFQKAIDMAEPGDIIVVDAGGDVTNALMGELMLAWAIQRGVAGFVINGAIRDVDAFVETNLPTFAAGVSHRGPYKDGPGEINVPISINGMVIEPGDIVIGDSDGVLAVPMDAAEEILKKAQAKHSAETRQLQNISEGKNDRSWVDATLKARGCTLP
- a CDS encoding MurR/RpiR family transcriptional regulator — encoded protein: MLKEKLYDSRLKFTAKEDKICQILLANYPTAGLSTVADLSERAGVSVPTVLRFFSKLGFSGYTDFQKSLVEEIADQFNSPLSLFRERAVEAEDTIYQSTMRTQASALEQLDADFHERDFDATIDMLADERATIHCMGGRFSHVVAERLAQHLAQVRPGVRLLAFNPCNTPDLLVDYNEHVTLVVFDFRRYQPQVIHFAHMAHARGARIVLFTDRWQSPIAKFANRILISPVESNSPFDSWIPAIAQTDAIVASVADRSTDKTRKRLAAIEAVREEFMDGA
- a CDS encoding hydroxyacid dehydrogenase; the protein is MSKVILVTGPDLAPAAQELVKTHGFETVHTPAYSASDVIADFLVKTDAVAVVSRMGRIDADVIANAPSLKVISKHGVGVDNIDLAAAAQKGIPVLKATGANAISVAEHAITLMLTTVKRILPLDTGLRTGKWEKPGFKGVELAGSTLALMGLGAIAQETGKIAKGLGLKLVGYDPFASQSCFDDLGVERVDSLETLLARADILSLHCPLNDQTREMINEDSIRLMPKGSYIVNTARGGLIDEDALLAAVQSGHLAGAGLDTFATEPPAADHPFWQEPRIVSTPHIGGVTHQANARVGCEAVRGIFQILDGETVAKDRYANWALLVEAGHR
- a CDS encoding tripartite tricarboxylate transporter substrate binding protein, translated to MQKIFKTIALASAFLTMAGSAFAQYPEKPIKVIVGYSAGGGTDVMARTVAPFLEKYLGDGASIIVKNVPGASGQIGVTEVANADKDGYTLGTYNLPGMMARTLDRKADYDASSFTYLANVVNDPNVIVTSKNSGLDTFEKLLAEAKDNPGAITVGMSSLGGDDHFLLRKLQKMTDTEFTIVPFRGSAPARTALMGGHVAMGILNISEVSAFKDEINVLGIALEDRSEFAPNVPTFKEQGVDLVNGSMRGFVGPAGLPDDVRDTLLAAFEKLKTDKEFAAAMKATANPVQVVTGDAFKKLNAELLDFAKSVWEESPWR